The following proteins are co-located in the Leptospira weilii genome:
- a CDS encoding sigma-54-dependent Fis family transcriptional regulator, whose protein sequence is MNSTLDPDKLLDLILERCIQICEVGSGSLMLINEKENVLDIVTFRGMNPSVRTKVKLKVGEGITGIVAASGEGMIVSDVTANPHYISIKDDIMSELAVPMIVEDVVIGVISLDSSRKGAFNDEHLEIISTLANQAAQIFKNLQIFRQLEQKNKIQQVLIDISRTVTSTLVLQEIFEDIMDRLEKSLNLERGSIVLFEAEKAILKLEAASGLTAEEMEKGVYLPGEGITGKVFETGEPIIVESIANDENFLNRVGNAAHFKNNPENVSFLAAPIKSDTGVLGVVSVYFVHKKYIDLKTYLDFLQVVASVIYQAIRIQKLIDEEKREISRENVLLKRELKNKYKFGSLIGKSKPMEKLFEMIHLVSDSRASVLITGESGTGKEMIASAIHYNSSRADKPFIKINCAAIPENLLESELFGHKKGSFTGAVSDKKGKFEMADTGTIFLDEIGEMDLNLQSKLLRVLQEKEIEAVGSIKPKKIDVRIIAATNADLEKLISEKKFRPDLFYRLNVVNMHTPPLRERADDIPLLINHFIAKYAEENGKKITGVTREAHKLLMNYNWPGNVRELENVIERAVVLSQLEMLDIQDFSEINGRLLYGNEDFDLETGDSETSLEIANSRFSSSHLDALDGRAIEVIIGEVEARLIKYAMKKFKYTKTRVAKFLGINRNTLDKKIKDLKIDY, encoded by the coding sequence ATGAATTCTACTTTGGATCCGGATAAACTTCTAGACTTAATTCTAGAACGTTGCATTCAGATTTGCGAAGTCGGCTCGGGTTCTTTGATGTTGATCAATGAAAAAGAAAACGTTTTGGATATTGTGACCTTTCGGGGTATGAATCCTTCCGTTAGAACCAAGGTAAAATTAAAGGTTGGGGAGGGTATTACCGGAATTGTAGCCGCATCCGGTGAGGGTATGATCGTCAGCGACGTTACGGCTAATCCGCATTATATTTCCATAAAGGACGATATTATGTCGGAGCTGGCGGTTCCTATGATCGTCGAGGACGTAGTAATCGGCGTTATTTCCTTGGATTCCAGTCGGAAAGGCGCTTTTAATGACGAGCACCTGGAAATTATCTCGACCCTTGCCAATCAAGCCGCACAGATTTTTAAGAACTTACAAATTTTCAGACAGCTCGAACAAAAGAATAAGATACAACAAGTGTTAATCGATATTTCTAGAACCGTTACTTCTACGTTGGTTCTTCAGGAAATTTTCGAAGACATCATGGATCGTTTGGAAAAATCCTTAAACTTAGAGCGGGGAAGTATCGTTCTTTTCGAAGCGGAAAAAGCGATTTTGAAACTCGAAGCAGCCTCCGGTTTAACCGCCGAAGAAATGGAAAAAGGGGTTTATCTTCCCGGAGAGGGAATTACCGGAAAAGTTTTTGAAACGGGCGAGCCGATTATCGTGGAATCGATCGCAAACGACGAAAATTTTTTGAATCGGGTGGGCAACGCCGCTCATTTTAAAAATAATCCAGAGAACGTTAGTTTTCTCGCGGCTCCGATCAAGTCCGATACTGGTGTTTTAGGAGTCGTAAGCGTTTATTTTGTCCATAAAAAATATATTGATCTGAAAACTTATTTAGACTTTCTGCAAGTGGTTGCTTCCGTAATCTACCAAGCAATTCGAATTCAAAAACTCATCGACGAGGAAAAAAGAGAGATCTCAAGAGAGAACGTTCTCCTTAAAAGAGAATTAAAGAATAAATATAAGTTTGGGTCTCTGATAGGCAAGTCCAAACCGATGGAAAAACTTTTTGAGATGATTCATCTCGTTTCGGATTCAAGAGCTTCCGTTTTAATTACGGGAGAATCAGGAACCGGTAAAGAAATGATCGCATCCGCGATTCATTACAATTCCTCCCGTGCAGATAAACCGTTTATTAAAATCAACTGTGCGGCGATTCCAGAAAACTTATTAGAAAGCGAACTTTTCGGTCATAAGAAAGGTTCTTTTACCGGGGCGGTTTCGGATAAAAAAGGAAAATTCGAAATGGCCGATACGGGAACGATTTTTCTTGATGAAATCGGTGAGATGGATCTCAATTTACAATCCAAGCTTTTGAGAGTTCTTCAGGAAAAAGAAATCGAAGCGGTCGGTTCTATAAAACCGAAAAAAATCGACGTAAGAATTATCGCTGCGACTAATGCCGATTTGGAAAAATTAATCTCGGAGAAAAAATTCAGACCGGACCTTTTCTACAGACTCAATGTCGTAAATATGCATACTCCGCCTCTTCGTGAAAGAGCGGACGATATTCCTCTTTTGATCAATCACTTCATTGCGAAGTATGCGGAAGAAAACGGTAAAAAAATCACAGGGGTTACAAGAGAAGCGCATAAGCTTTTGATGAATTACAATTGGCCCGGAAATGTCCGAGAACTTGAAAACGTTATCGAACGCGCGGTTGTTCTTTCACAATTGGAAATGTTAGACATCCAAGACTTCTCCGAGATCAATGGACGTCTTCTCTACGGAAACGAAGATTTTGACCTTGAAACGGGTGATTCGGAAACATCTTTGGAAATAGCCAATTCCAGATTTTCCTCCTCGCATTTGGACGCTCTGGACGGAAGAGCAATCGAAGTTATAATAGGTGAGGTGGAAGCCCGTCTGATTAAGTACGCGATGAAAAAGTTCAAATATACCAAAACTAGAGTCGCTAAATTTTTAGGGATTAATCGAAACACTTTGGATAAAAAGATTAAGGATCTCAAGATTGATTATTGA
- a CDS encoding DUF3095 domain-containing protein: MIQTIDRKSTLNTQNFYKYLPALSSFTEIIEPSNYFTVPDDWNIVITDVVNSTDAIRNGHYKDVNIAGGITAMAVSNLMGDMDYPFLFGGDGMTLLLPDSLLSEVKDILFSIRESVKNNFGLKLRVGIVNVGELKKSGKELKLCKLKISEFYNQAILTGNALDMAENLIKNNDSANPYIISLTHKAKIEPDFTGFTCRWQDIPSHRGETVSFIIKMNSSGVASDQELLKIVLDQVGVLLGNDVEIHPLKEEKIKVDLSGKYFRKEATVHSGSRKGIFHFLKMLKIKIEGITLNLAINTQWKFGPKVNGMELRELRKSQVLASDFRKYDGTLKMVVACDSDSRESFLKFLDDLYKQGKLFYGYHVSDRALMTCALHEGSAREVHFVDSADGGYALAAIRLKEQIKASRN, from the coding sequence ATGATTCAAACCATCGATCGAAAATCAACGTTGAATACTCAGAATTTTTATAAATATCTGCCAGCACTTTCCTCTTTTACGGAAATTATAGAACCTTCCAATTATTTTACCGTTCCAGACGATTGGAATATAGTCATCACGGATGTGGTGAATTCGACAGACGCAATTCGAAATGGACATTATAAGGACGTAAACATAGCGGGTGGTATTACGGCGATGGCAGTCTCCAATCTCATGGGGGATATGGATTATCCGTTTTTATTCGGAGGCGACGGCATGACATTGTTGCTTCCGGATAGCCTTCTTTCCGAAGTGAAAGATATCTTATTTTCAATTCGAGAATCGGTGAAAAACAACTTTGGCTTGAAGCTCAGAGTCGGAATCGTAAACGTAGGGGAGCTGAAAAAAAGCGGTAAAGAATTAAAACTTTGTAAATTAAAAATTTCCGAATTTTATAATCAGGCGATCTTAACGGGAAACGCTTTAGATATGGCGGAAAATCTCATTAAGAATAACGATTCGGCGAACCCTTATATTATCTCATTGACTCATAAGGCTAAGATTGAACCGGATTTTACAGGTTTTACCTGTCGTTGGCAGGATATCCCAAGCCATCGGGGAGAAACTGTTTCGTTTATCATTAAGATGAATTCTTCGGGCGTTGCTTCCGATCAAGAATTGTTGAAAATTGTCCTCGATCAAGTTGGCGTTCTCCTGGGGAACGATGTGGAAATTCATCCTCTTAAAGAAGAAAAAATCAAAGTGGATCTATCCGGAAAATATTTTCGTAAAGAAGCGACGGTTCATTCCGGAAGTAGAAAAGGAATTTTTCATTTTTTAAAGATGCTCAAGATCAAAATCGAAGGGATTACGCTCAATCTTGCCATCAATACACAATGGAAGTTCGGTCCGAAAGTGAACGGAATGGAACTGCGAGAATTAAGAAAATCTCAAGTACTTGCTTCTGATTTTAGGAAATACGACGGAACATTAAAAATGGTCGTTGCTTGTGATTCCGATTCCAGAGAATCGTTTCTCAAATTTTTGGACGATCTTTATAAACAAGGAAAACTCTTTTATGGATATCATGTTTCCGATAGGGCTTTGATGACTTGCGCTTTACACGAAGGTTCCGCGAGGGAAGTCCATTTTGTGGATTCGGCGGACGGAGGCTACGCTCTCGCCGCAATTCGGCTCAAAGAACAAATAAAAGCGTCAAGAAATTAA
- a CDS encoding SET domain-containing protein, with the protein MLLVPTYIADSPIGGFGLFAGRDIQKGELIWKYHPKTVWVLTDQELNSLPLSVQEMFRTYSYQTAEKWFYCSDNSKFMNHSDDPNTKEDFTSDQTNPMGQDIATRLILKGEELTCNYKLFDDNWKIKLGLIS; encoded by the coding sequence ATGCTCTTAGTACCTACATACATCGCTGATTCTCCGATTGGCGGCTTCGGCCTTTTTGCCGGTCGAGACATTCAAAAAGGCGAGTTGATTTGGAAATACCATCCTAAGACGGTCTGGGTTTTAACTGATCAAGAATTGAATTCCCTTCCGCTATCCGTTCAAGAAATGTTTCGCACTTATTCCTATCAAACCGCCGAAAAATGGTTCTACTGCTCGGATAATTCCAAGTTTATGAATCACAGTGACGATCCGAATACGAAAGAAGATTTTACGAGCGATCAAACGAACCCAATGGGACAAGACATTGCAACGAGATTGATTCTAAAAGGAGAAGAACTCACCTGTAACTATAAGCTTTTCGACGATAATTGGAAAATAAAACTCGGTTTAATTTCTTGA
- a CDS encoding ABC transporter ATP-binding protein yields MKRPLEYNPDLIQKSEHLPLEKEKGSAKKWKALNPKKEKPNSETEGAPGLLIFGLFRFAKKYKGRISVIIGLLCFEIGFYASIPFSFKYLIDEALINRNQNALYWIGAYLAIGTITFTILGTVRDYLYNWASARIIQDLRLQMYEHLDRLNLDFFSNNKLGDILSRFFNDLAALEHALLAFIPWGLGPLLEAIFGTILLFLLDWKLASIALLIWPISFLGPGFLSRKSTEISYTRKLEEAQVLSLVEESISAQNLIRAYDLSDYFFNRFKNNCEKLFQVSLRLGLTNSYLERSAGSGILFLQGVLLLVGTIFAYHNALSIGTLAAFLPPFLNLSYSLLYLSQYLPALNHASGSAKRILELLRAPVFEPDPEESSIPELKEAIHFENVHFRYKGRSKNLSDITLTIPKGSYTAIVGSSGVGKSTFIKLLLGMVQPNEGKILFDGMNLNSLSRSSVRSLIGVVFQETFLFNTTIFENIRIGKPSATLEEAIEAAKKAEIHEMILSLPMGYETNAGDRGTKLSGGERQRIAIARAFLRNPQILLLDEATSSLDPVTEARIMKTLSLLREGRTVISVTHRLSTIREADQVFQMRNGKLERFSVPEPEQQAMVL; encoded by the coding sequence ATGAAAAGACCTCTTGAATACAATCCGGACCTGATCCAAAAATCGGAACATTTGCCGTTGGAAAAGGAAAAAGGCTCCGCTAAAAAATGGAAAGCCCTGAATCCGAAAAAGGAAAAACCGAACTCGGAAACAGAAGGCGCGCCAGGTCTTTTGATTTTCGGATTATTCCGGTTCGCCAAAAAATATAAGGGAAGAATTTCCGTCATCATCGGGCTTCTCTGCTTCGAAATCGGATTTTATGCGAGTATCCCTTTTAGTTTTAAATATTTAATCGACGAAGCTCTCATCAATCGAAATCAAAATGCACTTTATTGGATCGGAGCCTATCTTGCGATCGGAACGATTACTTTTACAATTCTCGGAACCGTGAGAGACTATCTTTATAATTGGGCTTCCGCAAGAATTATCCAAGACCTTCGATTGCAGATGTACGAACATTTGGATCGATTGAATTTGGATTTTTTTTCCAACAATAAGTTAGGTGATATTCTTTCCAGGTTTTTCAACGATCTCGCGGCATTAGAACACGCCCTTCTAGCGTTTATTCCTTGGGGACTCGGTCCTCTTTTAGAGGCGATCTTTGGGACTATTCTACTTTTTTTATTGGATTGGAAGCTTGCTTCGATCGCATTGCTCATCTGGCCGATCAGTTTTTTAGGGCCGGGATTTTTATCCAGAAAATCCACGGAAATCAGCTACACAAGAAAATTAGAAGAAGCTCAAGTACTCAGTTTGGTGGAAGAATCTATTTCCGCGCAGAATTTGATCCGGGCTTACGACCTAAGCGATTACTTCTTCAACAGATTCAAGAACAACTGTGAAAAACTATTTCAAGTTTCCCTTCGACTCGGACTGACGAACTCTTATTTGGAACGTTCCGCAGGTTCAGGAATTTTATTTCTTCAAGGAGTCCTTTTACTTGTAGGAACTATATTCGCATATCATAATGCGCTTAGTATCGGAACTTTAGCGGCTTTTTTACCCCCGTTTTTAAATTTAAGTTATTCCTTATTGTATCTTTCCCAATATTTACCCGCGCTGAATCACGCGAGTGGGTCGGCAAAACGGATCTTAGAATTATTACGCGCTCCCGTATTCGAACCAGATCCGGAAGAATCTTCAATCCCGGAATTGAAAGAGGCGATCCACTTCGAAAACGTTCATTTTCGATACAAGGGAAGGTCAAAAAATCTAAGCGATATCACTCTCACGATTCCCAAAGGAAGTTATACCGCCATCGTAGGCAGTTCGGGAGTCGGTAAAAGCACTTTCATCAAGCTTCTTCTAGGAATGGTACAACCTAACGAGGGAAAAATTCTTTTTGACGGTATGAATCTAAATTCCCTATCTAGAAGCTCAGTTCGGTCCCTAATAGGCGTAGTATTTCAAGAGACATTCCTTTTCAACACTACCATCTTTGAAAACATTCGTATCGGTAAACCGAGCGCAACTCTGGAAGAAGCGATTGAGGCGGCCAAAAAAGCTGAAATACACGAGATGATTCTCTCGTTACCTATGGGTTACGAAACAAACGCGGGAGACAGAGGAACCAAACTTTCCGGCGGAGAAAGACAAAGAATCGCGATAGCAAGAGCTTTCTTAAGAAATCCTCAGATTCTTCTTTTGGACGAAGCGACTTCCTCCTTAGACCCGGTAACGGAAGCAAGAATTATGAAAACCCTTTCTTTGTTAAGAGAAGGAAGAACGGTAATCTCTGTGACTCATAGACTTTCCACAATCCGAGAAGCGGATCAGGTTTTTCAAATGCGAAATGGAAAACTGGAAAGATTCTCCGTTCCGGAGCCCGAACAACAAGCGATGGTTCTGTAA
- a CDS encoding ACT domain-containing protein, with product MIHFHYKENNGFYTVTLKTTETAPGTLHKMVKAMFFMGWEIVSGDIRTIEEEGQFYSYDIFTLKSDETDSKIKASKLGVLMSSVFTDDFALEEIIHHSSEVDLRNTYHLGPDSKLEFEDIESGTKTKFTLEAPDRKGLLYFVTGVLKENGINIHSATIRTDRTGNRAQDTFILSDTKAGKGFAGSSLEDRVSRNILEISLNSSWK from the coding sequence ATGATTCATTTTCACTATAAAGAGAACAATGGATTCTATACGGTTACTTTAAAAACTACCGAAACTGCCCCCGGCACTCTCCATAAAATGGTGAAAGCGATGTTTTTTATGGGTTGGGAAATCGTTTCCGGCGACATCAGGACGATAGAAGAGGAAGGCCAATTTTATAGCTATGATATTTTTACATTAAAATCAGATGAAACAGATTCTAAAATCAAGGCTTCTAAATTGGGAGTTCTAATGTCTTCCGTATTTACCGACGATTTCGCTTTGGAAGAAATCATTCATCATTCAAGCGAAGTCGACCTTAGAAATACTTATCACCTCGGCCCCGATTCCAAGTTGGAATTCGAAGATATAGAATCGGGAACTAAAACTAAATTTACCCTCGAAGCTCCGGATAGAAAAGGTCTTCTTTACTTTGTTACTGGAGTGCTCAAAGAAAACGGAATTAACATTCATTCCGCGACGATTCGGACGGATCGGACCGGAAATCGGGCTCAAGATACCTTTATACTTTCCGATACGAAAGCAGGAAAGGGTTTTGCTGGTTCGTCATTAGAGGATCGCGTAAGCCGAAATATACTCGAGATTAGTTTAAATTCTTCTTGGAAATAA
- the aroC gene encoding chorismate synthase, with protein sequence MPSSWGKIFKVGTFGESHGKSVGVIVEGVPAGIPIRLEEIQKDLNRRRPGQSNLTTPRDETDTVQVISGVFEGKTIGSPIALVVENQNTNSKDYENLRTTYRPSHADYTYQMKYGFRAHVGGGRSSVRETIGRVAAAAIARMILKDDLGIETVAWVDSIGTIQSTIGEKYPKSREEVDQNEVRCPDAATADQMRSLILKMKEAGDSVGGTIKCVSYNLPPGLGDPVYDKLDGDLAKAILSIPACKGFEVGSGFSGTLLTGSSHNDEFYVEEETGRVRTKTNNSGGLQGGISNGEELVIRAAFKPTSTIFKKQNTINLKGEETTLEAKGRHDPCVLPRAVPIIEAVVNLVLVDAYLYQRAINPQWFQKWAHVPDYYKDLEL encoded by the coding sequence ATGCCTTCTAGTTGGGGAAAAATTTTTAAAGTCGGTACGTTTGGAGAATCTCACGGAAAATCAGTGGGAGTTATCGTTGAAGGAGTTCCTGCAGGAATCCCCATTCGTTTGGAAGAAATTCAAAAAGACTTAAATCGAAGAAGACCGGGTCAGAGCAATCTTACGACTCCTCGGGATGAAACCGACACGGTTCAAGTGATTTCCGGAGTTTTTGAAGGTAAAACGATCGGATCTCCGATTGCTCTAGTCGTGGAAAATCAAAACACGAATTCTAAAGATTACGAAAATTTAAGAACCACATACAGGCCTTCTCACGCAGATTATACATATCAGATGAAATACGGTTTCCGTGCTCATGTGGGAGGAGGTCGTTCTTCCGTTAGGGAAACAATCGGTCGGGTTGCGGCTGCCGCTATCGCGAGAATGATCCTCAAAGACGATCTTGGAATTGAAACCGTTGCGTGGGTAGATTCGATTGGAACGATTCAATCTACCATCGGTGAAAAATATCCCAAATCGAGAGAAGAAGTGGATCAAAACGAAGTTCGTTGTCCGGACGCCGCAACTGCGGATCAAATGCGCTCTTTAATTCTCAAAATGAAAGAAGCAGGGGACAGTGTCGGAGGAACCATCAAATGTGTGTCCTATAATCTTCCTCCCGGATTAGGCGATCCTGTTTACGATAAATTAGACGGAGACCTTGCAAAGGCTATTCTTTCTATTCCTGCGTGTAAGGGTTTTGAGGTTGGTTCCGGATTTTCTGGAACCCTTTTGACTGGAAGCTCGCATAACGATGAATTTTATGTGGAAGAAGAAACCGGAAGAGTCAGGACGAAAACGAACAATTCTGGAGGACTACAAGGTGGCATTTCAAATGGAGAAGAACTGGTAATTCGCGCCGCTTTTAAACCGACCTCCACGATTTTTAAAAAACAGAATACGATAAATCTTAAAGGAGAGGAGACCACTCTGGAAGCCAAAGGCCGTCATGATCCTTGTGTTCTTCCAAGGGCTGTCCCTATTATTGAAGCTGTAGTTAATTTGGTACTAGTGGACGCTTACCTTTATCAACGGGCGATTAACCCCCAATGGTTTCAAAAATGGGCTCATGTTCCCGATTATTACAAAGATTTAGAACTCTAA
- a CDS encoding 2Fe-2S iron-sulfur cluster-binding protein produces the protein MVKIKIDGIEYEVDEKKNLISAAKDVGIDIPFFCYHPKLSIVGMCRMCLIEIEGVPRLQAACNTKVAEGLSIFTKNDRIKEAREGTMEFLLANHPLDCPVCDKAGECQLQDNAFQEGNGNSRFTLEKRNVPQEEIGTNLIINHNRCIVCYRCVRFEEEIVGESNLGLFERGYHSIIGLAKSEPIQHNFQGALADLCPTGALLNNKTLFKSRVWWYKNAESICHGCSTGCNITTNVRDNKMYRYMPRIDEEKDMYFLCDTGRFDIDWLNENRLFAYYRNGNISESAVVLSAIAEKILNAKKIAILGGATESNENLKTILQSVESFGKSVIVEARVNAVQYKAPEQKDFLMTTDLRQNTKGAVDAGFVSSQGIESIRKSIESGEIDLVFVIKENRKEFLPSVSSNTTLVVLETNETQDVANAAYGIPIQTFAEQSGSFTNKSGLNQLFQKAMEPPKGLLNSGSVFRKLAELVKESASSPKEAGVGNR, from the coding sequence ATGGTAAAAATCAAGATCGACGGAATCGAGTATGAGGTGGATGAAAAAAAGAACCTCATATCGGCGGCTAAAGATGTCGGGATCGATATTCCTTTCTTCTGTTATCACCCTAAACTTTCCATTGTGGGCATGTGTAGAATGTGTCTGATCGAAATCGAGGGAGTTCCTAGACTTCAAGCGGCTTGCAATACAAAGGTGGCGGAAGGTCTTTCCATTTTCACAAAAAACGATCGTATCAAAGAGGCGAGGGAAGGAACGATGGAGTTTCTTTTAGCCAATCATCCGTTGGATTGTCCCGTTTGTGATAAAGCCGGAGAATGCCAACTCCAAGACAATGCCTTCCAGGAAGGAAACGGAAATTCCAGGTTTACATTAGAAAAAAGGAATGTTCCTCAGGAAGAAATCGGCACTAATCTGATCATCAATCATAATCGTTGTATCGTTTGTTACCGTTGCGTCCGTTTCGAAGAAGAAATAGTGGGGGAATCCAATCTCGGTCTTTTTGAAAGAGGATATCATTCCATCATAGGTCTTGCGAAAAGCGAACCGATTCAACATAACTTCCAAGGCGCACTTGCCGATCTTTGTCCGACCGGAGCACTTCTTAACAACAAGACCTTATTTAAATCGAGAGTGTGGTGGTATAAAAACGCAGAATCGATCTGTCATGGTTGCAGTACTGGCTGTAACATCACAACTAACGTAAGAGATAACAAAATGTATCGATACATGCCTCGGATCGACGAGGAGAAAGACATGTACTTTCTTTGCGATACGGGACGTTTTGATATCGACTGGTTGAATGAAAATCGTTTATTCGCTTATTATCGGAATGGAAATATATCGGAAAGTGCGGTCGTATTGTCTGCAATTGCGGAAAAGATTTTAAATGCAAAAAAAATAGCGATCCTCGGCGGGGCGACAGAATCGAATGAGAATTTGAAAACAATTCTACAAAGTGTGGAATCTTTTGGAAAATCGGTTATCGTAGAAGCGAGAGTGAATGCGGTTCAATACAAGGCACCCGAACAAAAAGATTTTTTAATGACTACGGATTTACGGCAAAACACGAAAGGCGCGGTGGACGCAGGGTTCGTTTCTTCTCAGGGAATCGAATCGATTCGTAAGTCGATCGAATCGGGAGAAATCGATTTGGTTTTTGTAATTAAGGAGAACCGTAAAGAATTCTTACCTTCCGTTTCCTCCAATACTACGCTTGTGGTTTTGGAAACGAACGAAACGCAAGACGTTGCGAACGCGGCTTACGGAATTCCAATTCAAACATTTGCAGAACAATCGGGTTCTTTTACGAATAAAAGCGGGTTAAACCAACTTTTTCAAAAAGCGATGGAACCGCCTAAAGGTTTATTAAACTCGGGTTCTGTTTTCCGGAAGCTGGCGGAACTGGTCAAAGAATCTGCGTCTTCTCCTAAGGAGGCTGGCGTTGGGAACCGTTAA
- a CDS encoding NuoI/complex I 23 kDa subunit family protein: protein MGTVNVVRVASLHKLSWYEKFYFYSIGKGLWITLKHFIKAAILRRTVTIEYPEEKRKYSTRFRGMHTMKRDEQGRERCTSCFCCMWICPADAIYIEAGEVAPEIQHLHPEDKYAKKFEIDLLRCIFCGLCEEACPKGAIYLDGPGEMATDNREDLILTKERMMQIVGGPIIGERQ, encoded by the coding sequence TTGGGAACCGTTAACGTAGTACGTGTAGCAAGTCTTCATAAACTTTCCTGGTATGAAAAGTTTTATTTTTATTCCATCGGCAAAGGACTTTGGATCACACTCAAACATTTTATCAAAGCGGCGATTTTAAGAAGAACGGTCACGATCGAATATCCGGAGGAAAAAAGAAAATACTCCACTCGTTTCCGCGGAATGCATACAATGAAACGGGATGAACAAGGTCGTGAACGATGTACGAGTTGTTTTTGTTGTATGTGGATTTGTCCCGCTGACGCAATCTATATCGAAGCGGGGGAAGTAGCTCCTGAAATTCAACATCTTCATCCCGAAGACAAATACGCGAAAAAATTCGAGATCGATTTGCTGCGTTGTATTTTTTGCGGCTTGTGTGAGGAAGCTTGTCCGAAAGGTGCGATCTATTTGGACGGCCCCGGTGAAATGGCGACTGATAACCGAGAAGACTTAATATTAACTAAAGAGAGAATGATGCAAATCGTAGGCGGTCCGATCATCGGGGAGAGGCAATAA